A region of Bdellovibrionales bacterium DNA encodes the following proteins:
- the moaC gene encoding cyclic pyranopterin monophosphate synthase MoaC encodes MEIHGTSPQLVANFKMIDVGQKMDTRRRALASGHFFARKETIRQIVEKKIPKGDAIALAEVAGIQAAKNTASLLPLCHPLPLHSVRVWTELKEDSIIVFCEAITTGKRVEMEALTGVSTALLCIYDLTKVIDPVLRIGNIQLELKEGGKSGFWENPHRSQSRDIPEVASLAAIVPATSLCSHSQDFRKMRVFTDSQ; translated from the coding sequence ATGGAAATACATGGAACCTCTCCTCAATTGGTGGCTAATTTTAAAATGATTGATGTGGGACAAAAAATGGATACTCGCCGGCGTGCGCTGGCTAGCGGTCATTTTTTCGCACGCAAAGAGACTATTCGTCAAATTGTTGAAAAAAAAATACCAAAAGGAGATGCCATCGCCTTGGCTGAGGTCGCGGGCATTCAGGCTGCGAAAAATACGGCCTCTCTGTTGCCACTTTGTCATCCTCTGCCACTTCATTCTGTTCGGGTTTGGACTGAGCTGAAGGAAGACTCGATCATTGTTTTTTGTGAGGCCATTACCACGGGAAAACGGGTGGAAATGGAAGCGCTCACGGGGGTGAGTACGGCTCTTCTTTGTATATATGATTTAACAAAGGTCATTGATCCTGTCCTTCGTATTGGAAATATTCAACTGGAGTTGAAGGAAGGAGGAAAATCGGGATTTTGGGAAAATCCTCATCGCAGTCAGTCTCGAGACATACCTGAGGTTGCCTCGTTGGCCGCAATCGTCCCTGCCACTTCACTCTGCTCTCACTCTCAAGATTTTAGGAAAATGCGTGTGTTTACTGACAGTCAGTGA
- a CDS encoding molecular chaperone TorD family protein: protein MNMNDSTFRISEFVLASLLTSYPDDGFAEDVKLVLDQEPDIVTTVLRQRMVDILRSEEMDDLRSEYLALFDSGRGIAPLYETEYGRQRALFKANELAAISGFYHAFGFELGGEDSLREMADHISVELEFYALLLMKQSSLEDIGDKEGVEIVSSARKKFLRDHVGRFVPSILERPGVSESETYGDILRFCDQLLRTECSELGVSPDKANWIEGEQGDAEVTCGVEAGCAK, encoded by the coding sequence ATGAACATGAATGATAGTACTTTTAGAATATCTGAATTTGTGCTCGCCTCTTTATTGACCTCCTATCCAGACGACGGCTTTGCGGAAGATGTGAAGCTTGTTTTGGATCAAGAGCCTGACATTGTAACAACTGTGTTGCGACAGCGAATGGTTGATATTTTGCGGAGTGAGGAGATGGATGATCTTCGCTCGGAGTATTTGGCGCTTTTTGATAGTGGTCGAGGCATTGCACCTCTTTATGAGACCGAGTATGGGAGACAGCGAGCTCTTTTTAAGGCCAATGAGTTGGCGGCCATATCTGGCTTTTACCATGCTTTTGGATTTGAGTTGGGCGGAGAAGACAGTCTGAGAGAAATGGCTGATCATATTTCTGTAGAACTAGAGTTCTACGCGCTCCTACTCATGAAGCAAAGTAGTCTTGAGGATATTGGCGACAAGGAAGGAGTCGAAATTGTCTCTTCGGCTCGCAAGAAGTTTTTGCGTGATCATGTGGGCAGGTTTGTTCCCTCGATTTTGGAACGACCGGGCGTTAGCGAGAGCGAGACATACGGAGATATTCTTCGATTCTGTGATCAATTGCTACGAACCGAATGCTCGGAGCTTGGAGTTTCCCCAGATAAGGCGAATTGGATTGAAGGGGAGCAGGGCGACGCCGAAGTCACTTGCGGAGTTGAAGCGGGCTGTGCTAAGTAG
- a CDS encoding rhodanese-like domain-containing protein, whose protein sequence is MIPEARHWPLSKMENNEFPAFIKDGDHWVVYCASGFRSQRAVAFLEQHNQTFSKARFYNLAGGILSLPSF, encoded by the coding sequence ATGATTCCAGAAGCCCGGCATTGGCCCCTCAGTAAAATGGAAAACAATGAATTTCCGGCATTTATTAAAGATGGAGATCATTGGGTGGTGTATTGCGCTAGCGGGTTTCGATCTCAGCGTGCGGTGGCCTTCCTGGAGCAGCACAATCAAACTTTTTCGAAGGCGAGATTTTATAATTTGGCTGGCGGGATACTCTCCCTTCCAAGTTTC
- a CDS encoding NTP transferase domain-containing protein → MTRSKRILSEVVGAERVLVSGGPPGSDSCPDLIAELGPLGGLYSILERLKDEGETWILFIPVDMPLIKTDLLSFLVREWERLLIDQAKAETCGLQFEGFELPTVLRVDSKLRNIISSLCDPGTAEGQRSFKNLKFCINMKSVAIPADRQTAFVNINNKDDWMSLQGG, encoded by the coding sequence TTGACCCGGTCAAAGCGAATTTTGTCTGAGGTCGTTGGGGCTGAGAGAGTATTAGTCAGTGGGGGCCCTCCCGGCTCTGATTCCTGTCCCGATTTGATAGCGGAGCTGGGGCCTTTGGGAGGGCTCTATTCAATCTTGGAGAGGCTAAAAGATGAGGGGGAAACTTGGATTCTTTTTATTCCAGTAGATATGCCTTTGATCAAAACTGATCTTTTGTCGTTTTTAGTGAGGGAGTGGGAGAGGCTTTTGATTGATCAGGCCAAGGCCGAGACCTGCGGTCTGCAGTTTGAAGGCTTTGAGCTCCCAACAGTTTTACGAGTTGATTCTAAGTTAAGGAATATTATTTCCTCTCTCTGTGATCCTGGGACAGCGGAGGGACAGCGATCCTTTAAAAATTTGAAATTTTGTATAAATATGAAATCAGTCGCGATCCCGGCAGATAGGCAGACCGCGTTCGTGAATATCAACAACAAAGACGATTGGATGAGTCTTCAGGGAGGATAG
- a CDS encoding molybdenum cofactor biosynthesis protein MoaE — translation MSFGAVRDFNGGKNVVAVSYDAFEPLAEQVFRDIAGEACQKWGNELRIYIVHRVGKLLCGDTSVGIGVSSRHRDEPIRPPVMSLKISSTELQYGKRNFMKMEKRNG, via the coding sequence ATTTCTTTTGGTGCTGTTCGGGATTTTAATGGTGGCAAGAATGTTGTTGCAGTTAGCTATGATGCTTTTGAACCCCTAGCTGAGCAAGTTTTTCGGGACATTGCGGGAGAGGCTTGCCAGAAGTGGGGAAATGAGCTTCGTATTTACATCGTGCATCGTGTGGGAAAATTGCTTTGCGGAGATACCAGTGTTGGAATCGGCGTGAGTTCGCGACATCGTGACGAACCTATCAGGCCTCCAGTTATGTCATTGAAAATATCAAGCACCGAGCTCCAATATGGAAAAAGGAATTTTATGAAAATGGAGAAACGGAATGGTTGA
- a CDS encoding HesA/MoeB/ThiF family protein translates to MNRYIRQTVLKDLGPSGQNALSEAKVLILGCGGLGSPIALYLAAAGVGRIGLVDGDLVELSNLQRQILYAEKDVGREKSLAATERIRSINSSVRVDTYSRRFEGSWALDVVPDYDVLVDGTDNFSAKFLINDVSLKLQKPLVHGSVSEFEGRFGTFSGKKGPCYRCLYPKSPKSSVQNCQEAGVLGAVVGVVGVWQALECLKVILDLAGIGRLNPEYGRISIVDFFDNSFRSLEVPQRENCLCHLDPSQIEIQEEAQFLCVSSKTSPASLSWAEAQELEGAHL, encoded by the coding sequence ATGAATAGATATATTCGTCAGACAGTTTTAAAAGATCTTGGCCCATCAGGGCAGAACGCACTCAGTGAGGCAAAAGTGCTGATCCTTGGCTGTGGAGGTCTCGGTTCTCCAATCGCTCTTTATTTGGCCGCAGCCGGAGTGGGTCGTATCGGATTGGTTGATGGGGATTTGGTGGAGCTGAGCAATCTTCAGCGCCAGATTCTTTATGCTGAGAAAGATGTCGGACGAGAGAAGAGTCTGGCCGCGACCGAACGGATCCGAAGTATTAATTCGAGTGTGAGAGTTGATACCTACTCCAGGAGATTCGAGGGGTCATGGGCTTTGGATGTTGTTCCAGATTATGATGTGCTTGTGGATGGCACAGACAATTTCTCTGCAAAATTCTTAATCAATGATGTTTCCCTCAAATTGCAGAAGCCTTTGGTTCACGGCTCAGTTTCAGAATTTGAAGGTCGCTTCGGGACGTTTTCAGGAAAGAAAGGTCCCTGTTACCGCTGTTTGTACCCCAAAAGCCCCAAGTCCTCGGTGCAAAATTGCCAGGAAGCCGGAGTGCTTGGTGCGGTCGTTGGAGTGGTTGGAGTTTGGCAGGCCCTGGAATGTCTTAAGGTCATATTGGACTTAGCAGGAATTGGGAGGCTGAATCCCGAATATGGCAGGATTTCAATTGTTGATTTTTTTGATAACAGCTTTCGGTCTCTTGAAGTTCCTCAAAGGGAAAACTGCCTTTGTCATCTGGATCCCTCCCAAATTGAAATACAGGAAGAAGCGCAGTTTCTCTGTGTGAGTTCTAAAACTTCACCAGCGAGCTTGTCATGGGCCGAGGCACAGGAACTAGAGGGCGCCCATCTTTAG
- a CDS encoding MogA/MoaB family molybdenum cofactor biosynthesis protein, translated as MQDWFGAKGAEILARSIVPDEVGEIEMTIENWMKNERPHLIISSGGTGLAPRDVTPDALLRLKDRFRGREISGVGELLRSSGSLKTAMSWLSRSLGLQILDSIIIALPGSPKAVREGLDALAPLLAHMIHIQKGGDHVRENRTV; from the coding sequence ATGCAGGATTGGTTTGGCGCGAAGGGAGCAGAAATCCTGGCTCGCTCGATCGTTCCAGATGAGGTCGGTGAGATAGAAATGACCATTGAGAATTGGATGAAAAATGAACGTCCTCATTTGATTATCAGTAGTGGAGGAACGGGACTCGCGCCGAGAGATGTGACTCCAGATGCTTTACTTCGATTGAAAGATCGCTTTCGGGGCAGAGAAATTTCTGGAGTTGGAGAATTATTGCGCTCATCGGGTTCTTTGAAAACAGCCATGTCTTGGTTGAGCCGGTCTCTGGGATTGCAAATTCTTGACTCAATTATCATCGCTCTCCCAGGGAGTCCAAAGGCTGTTCGAGAGGGATTGGATGCTCTCGCTCCACTTTTGGCGCATATGATTCACATTCAGAAGGGTGGAGATCATGTTCGAGAGAACCGAACAGTTTAG
- a CDS encoding NTP transferase domain-containing protein: MVEGSRLVSAYPRSESNAGASMRGWGVVLAGGKSTRMGQDKRTLSWQGETLDPVKANFV; the protein is encoded by the coding sequence ATGGTTGAAGGGTCACGCCTTGTGTCAGCGTACCCACGGAGCGAGTCAAACGCCGGAGCTTCGATGAGGGGTTGGGGCGTTGTTTTGGCCGGTGGCAAGTCCACACGTATGGGACAAGATAAGAGAACTTTGAGTTGGCAGGGAGAAACACTTGACCCGGTCAAAGCGAATTTTGTCTGA